Proteins from one Primulina huaijiensis isolate GDHJ02 chromosome 18, ASM1229523v2, whole genome shotgun sequence genomic window:
- the LOC140964369 gene encoding uncharacterized protein At3g52155, chloroplastic-like has translation MSAAAVLMPLSSTSALHLLKGGGKSTVFVRNSVAVGTTEGQISTEAPPDAVARRLILLRHAKSSWENRSLRDHDRPLSKSGRADAVKLSQKLKEMGWVPELILSSDAQRTRETLKIMQEQVQGFLEAKVRFISSFYSIAAMDGQTAEHLQQAICRYSGDEILTIMCMGHNKGWEEAASMFSGSSINLKTCNAALLEATGKSWEEAFSLAGFGGWKLLGIVKPNT, from the exons ATGAGTGCCGCCGCTGTGCTGATGCCGCTCAGTAGCACCAGCGCATTGCATTTGTTGAAAGGCGGAGGAAAATCAACAGTTTTTGTGCGGAATTCAGTCGCAGTCGGTACGACGGAAGGGCAAATCTCGACGGAGGCTCCGCCTGATGCTGTCGCTCGCCGTCTGATACTGCTCCGCCACGCTAAGAGTTCCTGGGAGAATCGTTCGCTCCGAG ATCATGATCGCCCTTTGAGTAAATCCGGACGAGCTGATGCCGTCAAACTCTCCCAGAAACTTAAAGAAATGGGCTGGGTTCCTGAACTTATATTGTCCAG TGATGCACAGAGGACTCGGGAGACATTGAAAATTATGCAGGAGCAAGTGCAAGGTTTCTTGGAAGCTAAAGTACGCTTTATTTCAAGCTTTTACTCAATTGCTGCAATGGATGGGCAAACAGCCGAGCATCTGCAGCAGGCTATTTGTAGATACTCGGGAGATGAGATCCTTACAATAAT GTGTATGGGGCATAATAAGGGTTGGGAAGAAGCTGCCTCTATGTTTTCGGGTTCCTCCATAAATCTCAAGACTTGCAATGCTGCGTTGCTGGAAGCAACTGGAAAATCATGGGAAGAG GCATTTTCGCTGGCTGGATTTGGTGGGTGGAAGCTTCTAGGCATTGTGAAGCCGAACACTTAA
- the LOC140964320 gene encoding sodium/hydrogen exchanger 6-like, whose amino-acid sequence MDELQISPADPRGSPGKDQQAAGVGILLQIMMLVLSFVLGHVLRRHRFYYLPEASASLLIGLIVGGLANVSDTENSIRAWFNFHEEFFFLFLLPPIIFQSGFSLQPKPFFSNFGAIVTFAIFGTFIASVVTGILVYLGGVTFLMYKLPFVECLMFGALISATDPVTVLSIFQELGTDVNLYALVFGESVLNDAMAISLYRTMSLVRSHDSSGQNFFIVVVRFLETFVGSMSAGVGVGFTSALLFKYAGLDIDNLQNLECCLFVLFPYFSYMLAEGLGLSGIVSILFTGIVMKHYSFSNLSDSSQKFVSAFFHLISSLAETFIFIYMGFDIVMEKHSWSHVGFIFFSILFIGIARATNVFSCAYLVNLVRPAHRKIPMKHQKALWYSGLRGAMAFALALQSVHDLPDGHGQTIFTATTAIVVLTVLLIGGSTGTMLEALEVVGEGHDGPLGESFETNSSYRAPSYEGESSSGNRFKMKLKEFHKSTTSFTAIDRNYLTPFFTTQSGDEDEHDDFLGDSSRGAFR is encoded by the exons ATGGATGAGCTGCAGATATCTCCGGCCGATCCGCGAGGAAGTCCGGGGAAAGACCAGCAGGCGGCTGGGGTTGGGATTCTTCTGCAAATCATGATGCTCGTTCTTTCATTTGTTCTTGGCCATGTCCTTCGACGTCACCGGTTCTATTATCTTCCAGAAGCCAGTGCCTCACTTTTAATCG GTTTAATTGTCGGTGGGCTAGCTAATGTTTCCGATACGGAAAATAGCATCAG GGCATGGTTCAACTTCCACGAAgagtttttcttcttgtttctgCTGCCCCCGATCATATT TCAGTCGGGGTTCAGTCTACAACCG AAACCGTTCTTTTCTAACTTTGGTGCAATTGTCACATTTGCTATATTTGGAACTTTTATAGCTTCTGTTGTCACGGGCATTTTAGT ATATCTTGGTGGAGTGACATTTCTAATGTACAAACTTCCATTTGTGGAGTGTCTGATGTTTGGTGCTCTCATCTCGGCTACTGATCCCGTAACTGTTTTGTCTATATTTCAG GAGCTTGGTACAGATGTGAATCTATATGCTTTGGTCTTTGGCGAATCTGTGCTAAATGATGCT ATGGCAATTTCTCTGTACAG GACAATGTCTTTGGTAAGGAGCCATGATTCATCAGGACAGAATTTTTTCATTGTCGTGGTCAGATTTCTTGAGACTTTTGTTGGTTCAATGTCAGCAG GGGTTGGAGTTGGATTCACTTCTGCTTTG CTTTTCAAGTATGCTGGTTTGGATATTGACAA TCTTCAGAACTTGGAGTGCTGTTTATTTGTCCTTTTTCCGTATTTCTC GTACATGCTAGCTGAAGGACTTGGCCTCTCGGGAATTGTTTCCATATTGTTCACGGGAATA GTCATGAAGCACTACAGTTTCTCAAACTTGTCGGACAGTTCGCAGAAATTCGTGTCTGCTTTTTTCCATCTAATATCGTCATTGGCTGAGACTTTTAT ATTTATATACATGGGATTTGATATTGTGATGGAAAAACATAGCTGGTCACATGTTggatttatctttttctcaatC CTATTCATTGGAATTGCAAG AGCTACAAATGTGTTCTCGTGCGCTTATTTGGTGAACTTGGTTAGACCTGCACATCGGAAAATACCAATGAAGCATCAGAAAGCACTTTGGTATAGTG GGCTCCGAGGGGCTATGGCTTTTGCCTTGGCTCTTCAATCGGTTCATGATCTTCCGGATGGCCATGGTCAGACAATCTTTACTGCCACAACTGCAATAGTTGTTTTGACT GTCTTGCTGATAGGAGGATCTACAGGGACCATGCTGGAAGCTTTAGAAGTTGTGGGTGAGGGTCATGATGGCCCATTGGGAGAA AGCTTTGAGACGAACAGCAGTTACCGAGCCCCTTCTTACGAGGGGGAATCCTCATCTGGAAACAGGTTCAAGATGAAACTCAAGGAGTTTCACAAAAG CACTACTTCTTTTACTGCGATAGACCGGAACTATCTCACTCCTTTCTTTACAACTCAAAGCGGTGATGAAGATGAGCATG ATGATTTTTTGGGTGATTCTAGCAGAGGAGCATTTCGTTGA
- the LOC140963786 gene encoding isocitrate dehydrogenase [NADP]-like, whose protein sequence is MTFEKIKVENPIVEMDGDEMTRVIWKLIKEKLILPFLELDIKYFDLGLPHRDATNDRVTIESAEATLKYNVAVKCATITPDETRVKEFDLKHMWKSPNGTIRNILNGTVFREPILCKNVPRLVPGWTKPICIGRHAFGDQYRATDLVIQGAGKLKMVFEPTTADESIELEVFNFTSSGGVALSMYNTDESIHAFAEASMNTAYQKQWPLYLSTKNTILKKYDGRFKDIFQEVYEAEWRSKFEASGIWYEHRLIDDMVAYSLKSEGGYVWACKNYDGDVQSDFLAQGFGSLGLMTSILVCPDGKTIEAEAAHGTVTRHYRVHQKGGETSTNSIASIFAWSRGLAHRAKLDSNALLLDFTQNLEAACVTSVESGKMTKDLAILLHGPKVTRAQYLNTEEFIDAVAEELRGRLPKRAKM, encoded by the exons ATGACCTTCGAGAAGATCAAGGTTGAAAATCCCATCGTCGAGATGGACG GTGATGAAATGACTCGAGTTATATGGAAGCTAATTAAGGAAAAG CTTATACTTCCTTTCTTGGAGCTAGACATAAAGTATTTTGACCTTGGTCTTCCTCATCGTGATGCTACCAATGATAGAGTTACAATTGAAAGTGCAGAAGCCACTCTCAA GTACAATGTAGCAGTTAAGTGTGCTACTATCACTCCAG ATGAGACACGGGTCAAAGAGTTCGACTTGAAACATATGTGGAAGAGTCCAAATGGAACCATTCGAAACATCTTAAATG GGACAGTATTTAGAGAACCAATCCTATGCAAGAATGTACCTCGGCTTGTTCCAG GATGGACCAAACCAATATGCATTGGCAGACATGCTTTTGGTGATCAATATCGAGCTACTGATCTAGTAATTCAAGGAGCTGGAAAACTTAAAATGGTTTTTG AGCCCACTACGGCTGATGAGAGCATAGAACTGGAGGTATTCAACTTTACAAGTTCTGGTGGTGTGGCATTATCCATGTATAACACTGATGAG TCGATTCATGCTTTTGCGGAGGCTTCAATGAACACTGCTTACCAGAAGCAGTGGCCACTTTATCTTAGCACCAAAAATACAATTCTCAAAAAGTATGATGGAAG ATTTAAGGATATCTTCCAAGAAGTTTATGAAGCAGAATGGAGGTCCAAGTTTGAGGCATCTGGTATCTG GTATGAGCATCGGCTGATAGATGATATGGTTGCTTATTCTCTAAAGAGTGAAGGAGGTTATGTTTGGGCATGCAAAAATTACGATGGGGATGTTCAAAGTGATTTTTTGGCCCAAG GATTTGGATCTCTAGGTTTAATGACTTCCATACTC GTATGCCCTGATGGGAAAACAATTGAGGCGGAGGCAGCGCATGGCACAGTTACACGCCATTATCGTGTTCATCAAAAAGGAGGTGAAACTAGCACTAACAGCATAGCATCAATATTTGCCTGGTCACGGGGGCTTGCACACAG GGCAAAATTAGACAGTAATGCCCTCCTCTTAGATTTCACACAGAATCTTGAAGCTGCCTGCGTTACTAGCGTCGAGTCAGGAAAGATGACCAAGGATCTTGCTATTCTGCTTCATGGTCCTAA GGTGACTAGGGCGCAATATTTGAATACTGAGGAGTTCATTGATGCGGTTGCTGAGGAATTGAGAGGCAGACTGCCTAAGAGAGCAAAGATGTAA
- the LOC140964299 gene encoding zinc finger CCCH domain-containing protein 37-like, which translates to MANQLYGYNPSSYGGATTSSLYSSRSIVDSYLPADTSLRGSAFRFLSADSLSAAAAAISSSMLYNPDSYSTKIPGVSVTTSTSSYAPPGVDLGSTITSTGLLYAGLKRASSDSLYHPLGAHNPIGQTEAWYPADLLAKRPRYESTSNLSIYPQRPGEKDCAFYMQTRTCKFGESCKFDHPIWVPEGGIPDWKEVPLVLSESLPERPGEPNCPYFLKTQRCKFGVRCKFNHPKEALQGAPGDIDVSVLPERPSEPPCAFYMKTGNCKFGMTCKFHHPKGVQIQSAGEENGAGVQQKISGDGKSPLFTPALSHNSKGLPIRSDGEDCPFYLKTGSCKYGATCRYSHPERNASHTLSTAIVPSLLTSSSTHFNIGAVASATSLLPAFDPRLTQTMLGFGASVYPQRPGQLECDYYMKTGICKFGDSCRFHHPIDRTAMKFTLAGLPRREGAIHCPYYMKTGACKFGATCKFDHPPPGEVMASAGTEGASESDVDGEEV; encoded by the exons ATGGCGAATCAACTCTACGGCTACAACCCTAGCAGCTACGGCGGCGCCACCACCTCCAGTCTGTACAGCTCTAGATCCATCGTCGACTCCTACCTGCCCGCTGATACTTCATTGCGAGGCAGTGCTTTCAGATTCTTAAGCGCCGACTCACTCTCCGCTGCCGCTGCAGCCATCTCTTCTTCAATGCTCTACAACCCTGACAGCTACTCCACTAAGATTCCTGGTGTATCCGTCACCACTTCGACTAGTTCGTATGCCCCTCCTGGTGTTGATTTGGGGTCTACCATTACGTCCACTGGCTTACTTTACGCTGGATTGAAGCGCGCCTCGTCTGATT CACTCTATCATCCGTTGGGTGCCCATAACCCGATTGGGCAGACCGAAGCTTGGTATCCAGCAGACCTTTTAGCCAAGCGCCCTAGATATGAGAGCACAAGCAATTTGTCCATTTATCCTCAGAGGCCTGGAGAAAAGGACTGTGCCTTTTACATGCAAACACGGACATGTAAGTTTGGAGAGAGCTGCAAGTTTGATCATCCTATTTGGGTTCCAGAAGGAGGGATCCCAGATTGGAAAGAG GTTCCACTTGTATTAAGTGAGTCCCTTCCTGAGAGACCAGGAGAACCGAATTGTCCG TACTTTCTCAAGACACAACGATGCAAGTTTGGTGTAAGATGCAAATTCAACCATCCGAAAGAAGCACTCCAG GGGGCTCCAGGGGATATTGATGTCTCTGTCTTACCAGAAAGGCCATCAGAACCTCCGTGTGCT TTCTATATGAAGACTGGAAATTGTAAATTTGGTATGACCTGCAAATTTCATCACCCCAAAGGTGTGCAGATACAATCAGCTGGAGAAGAAAATGGTGCTGGGGTGCAGCAAAAAATATCTGGAGATGGAAAATCGCCACTTTTCACACCAGCATTGTCACACAATTCCAAAGGCCTCCCAATCAGATCG GACGGAGAAGATTGCCCATTCTATCTAAAAACTGGCAG CTGCAAATATGGGGCCACTTGCCGCTACAGTCATCCAGAGCGAAATG CGTCCCACACACTTTCTACCGCCATAGTCCCTAGTCTTCTAACTTCTTCCTCGACACATTTCAACATTGGTGCTGTTGCCTCGGCAACATCCCTCCTGCCAGCTTTTGATCCAAGGCTGACTCAAACTATg CTTGGATTTGGGGCATCTGTTTACCCTCAACGTCCTGGACAGCTGGAATGTGAT TACTACATGAAAACCGGGATATGCAAGTTTGGAGATAGCTGCAGGTTTCATCACCCTATTGATCGCACAGCAATGAAGTTCACTCTTGCTGGGCTACCGAGGAGAGAG GGTGCTATACATTGCCCATATTATATGAAGACTGGAGCATGCAAATTTGGAGCAACGTGCAAGTTCGACCACCCCCCTCCTGGAGAGGTGATGGCATCTGCAGGAACAGAAGGTGCCTCAGAGTCTGATGTCGATGGAGAAGAAGTTTAA
- the LOC140964100 gene encoding protein ENDOSPERM DEFECTIVE 1-like has translation MADRTDVAATGSIGEPPAPPPTQRRPRVREVSSRFMSPLVQPNSSPNHLDHPRSKSVQRRRTDENHIPETNRSLDKSLGFGVSTVQRKQQPQRVKQQSKENGEDHQLPSFTVSSRPDTPIASGTDRIVQSRYRQVFNSVNRSNSSNGSSSGGWTPVSAAARLLQEATSDMEKKLSKISTSRDDSDSCRVTFSDQSSSSCPNSPLCVPMSKLRSGPDTRSSMPDVDKWTTERNPSNAGKIPSDCTRSLNFSSSLKVVGVGTSLPPHPSFSIKSGLDVRKGKKISNHLEDVHSLKILSNHHLQWRLANAKAEAAIHAQQQEAEKKLYSLGCEISNIREDVQSKCKELEALRGIQTLTSIVEAQMPYLDEWSTTKEDYTTSLSGITNALLSSSARLPISGEVRADIEEIENAMSSAYKVVESIGSRIQRFTEKAEEMDGSISELARMVGGVRVHIEECCYLLAKTRKSQVEECSLRGTLIQLHHINPSVNAEAQ, from the exons ATGGCGGACCGTACGGACGTAGCAGCGACGGGTTCGATTGGAGAGCCGCCAGCTCCGCCTCCCACCCAACGGCGGCCGAGAGTGAGGGAAGTTAGTTCTCGCTTCATGTCTCCCCTCGTCCAGCCCAATTCATCCCCGAACCATCTTGACCACCCCCGGTCGAAATCGGTTCAGAGGCGGCGAACAGACGAGAACCACATCCCAGAGACTAATCGTAGCTTGGATAAATCTTTAGGTTTCGGTGTTTCCACTGTTCAGAGAAAACAACAGCCGCAGCGAGTTAAGCAGCAGTCTAAGGAGAACGGCGAGGATCACCAGCTTCCGAGTTTTACGGTTTCATCGAGACCTGACACGCCAATCGCCAGCGGCACCGATAGAATTGTTCAGTCTCGATATAGGCAAGTTTTTAACAGTGTCAATCGTTCAAATTCGTCAaatggtagcagcagtggaggATGGACACCTGTTTCAGCGGCAGCTAGGTTATTGCAAGAGGCGACTTCTGATATGGAGAAGAAGCTTTCTAAGATCTCGACATCGAGGGATGATTCAGATTCATGTAGGGTTACTTTTTCAGATCAGAGCAGTTCTTCATGTCCAAACTCACCCCTCTGTGTGCCAATGAGTAAGCTGCGGAGTGGTCCTGATACACGATCTTCTATGCCAGATGTGGATAAATGGACTACAGAGAGGAATCCTAGTAATGCTGGCAAAATTCCGAGTGATTGCACACGTTCCTTGAACTTTTCGTCTTCTTTGAAGGTGGTGGGGGTAGGTACTTCATTGCCTCCTCATCCTTCTTTCAGCATTAAGTCGGGGCTTGATGTCAGGAAAGGAAAAAAGATATCCAATCATTTAGAAGATGTGCATTCTCTCAAGATCTTAAGTAACCATCATCTGCAATGGCGATTGGCAAATGCAAAAGCAGAGGCCGCCATCCATGCTCAACAACAGGAAGCTGAG aaaaaactTTATTCACTTGGGTGTGAGATATCAAATATACGTGAAGATGTGCAAAGCAAATGCAAGGAACTTGAAGCATTGAGAGGAATACAAACTCTGACTTCGATTGTTGAGGCTCAA ATGCCATATCTTGATGAATGGTCTACAACGAAAGAGGATTATACCACTTCTCTGTCAGGCATAACAAATGCATTGCTCAGTTCATCTGCCAGACTTCCAATCAGTGGCGAAGTGCGG GCTGATATTGAGGAGATAGAGAATGCTATGAGTTCAGCTTATAAAGTTGTTGAGTCGATAGGTTCTCGTATTCAGAGATTTACGGAAAAA GCTGAAGAAATGGATGGCTCAATTTCAGAATTAGCCAGGATGGTTGGTGGAGTAAGAGTTCATATCGAAGAGTGCTGCTATCTGCTAGCCAAAACACGTAAATCACAG GTGGAAGAGTGCAGCCTGAGGGGAACTTTAATACAACTACATCATATCAACCCATCGGTGAATGCTGAAGCTCaataa